The Triticum urartu cultivar G1812 chromosome 5, Tu2.1, whole genome shotgun sequence genome contains the following window.
GGATTAACGGGGCAAAATCTATTTTTTACACATATGAATCAAATAAACTCGACAAAAGATGATATTAAAAGTAGAGTCTATCCCCTACGTTTTCCTGTATATATGGTAATCGAAATGCTGCTTCGATCCATGCATGGCGTGTGGCGTGCCTGTGGCTGTGGCTATGGGCAGCTGCTACCTACCTACCTACCGCGCGCTGCTAGCTGATGACGGACGACTCAAAGTCGCGTAAGAATATGCGCGGCCGGCACGAACTGAAACCGATTCTCCAGCGGCGGGCGGGCGGGCTCACTTCACTTGTTCAAAGAGCTACAAACACTTGACAGCTTCAACGTTGTACACCGAGTTGGCTTTTGGCATCATGCCTTTGCCATCCTAGCTTGAACCAGTCACCATGACCATCGCCATGCATGTACTCCATCTACTCACCAGCTGGTGCCTATATATGTGTGCTCGATGCGCATGTCATGGCAAACCACACTGCTTCCACCTTCCCAGCGCAACGATCTCTCTAACGCACGTACACGCACCTTCGCCAAAACCAGTTCCGCCGCCATGGTGACGTTCACGGCACGCCGGAGCGAGCCCGAGCTGGTGCGCCCGGCGCGGCCGACGCCGCGTGAGACCAAGGCCCTCTCCGACCTCGACGACCAGTGGTCGCTGCGGTTCTACGAGTCCATCGTCGGCTTCTTCCGCAGCCCGCCGAGCGAAAGCGTCAAGCCGGGCAAGGTGGCCAAGGGCATTAAGGCGGCCGTGGCGGCGGCTCTGGTGTACTACTACCCCATGGCTGGCCGTCTCCGGAAGCTCCCCGAGGGAAACAAGCTGGTGGTGGACTGCACGGGGGAAGGCGTGATGTTTGTGGAGGCGATGGCAGACGTGCGGCTGGAGGACCTCGGCCAGCCGTTGGTGCCGCCGTACCCGTGCGTCGAGGAGTTCTTGGGGGACGCCGGTGACACCAGGGATGTGGTTGCCAAGCCTCTGCTCTTCCTGCAGGTAGCTAGTGTTTCTTAACCGTATTTGTTTCGTTTTCACTTGTGATCTTTCTGTAGTTTATTTATGAGAATTATTACGGGCATTAGTATGCGAGGAGTATTACTTTGAGGTTTTGGATGCATTATTATTTGCTGGGTAAAACTATAGGCATTTTTTTGCCAGGTATTTGTTTTTGTATTTTCTTGTTGTGTACTAGCAGCATATAGTTACAATCATATTCACTCCAATTATAAGGTGTTGTCAAGTAAAATGAATAAATTATTTATTCATCAACACTATGACTTAGTGTAAAAAAACTTTGTCCATGACACTCGCATCAAAATACAAATGAAAGCACATATGTATACTCCTATGTTACCATTTTAATTATAAAAATGAGTACATAAATATGAAGATGGATGACTTCAGTGGCCATCTTAATTATTTTCCTACCAGAGCATGTTACCATTCCTGATCTAACCCTATGTGTTGTATTTTGCAGGTGACACAACTCAAGTGTGGAGGATTTGTTATTGGGCTTCACATGTGCCATTGCATTGCTGATGGTTTTGGTATCCTCCAATTTATCAAATCCATAGCCGATTTTGCATGTGGTGAACTCATCCCAACCACATTGCCCGTGTGGAAACGAGATACCTTCAGAGCACGTATGCCACCCTCCATCACACATGTCTACCCAGCATATAAAACGTTTATTCATGGGTTGGACTGCACGGGAGATGATGTGATGCTATTAACTCCGCCAGAAAGCATGGAAGTGCAATATTTATTTTTTGGGCCGAAAGAAATAGCAATATTAAGGAGCCACCTCTCAGAACATCTTTCCAAATCCACCACAACTTTTGAGTTGCTTATGACGGTTATGTGGCGGTGTCGCACATTGGCACTTGGTTATGGATCTAGTCAGAAAGTGCGTATCATGTTTACTTTAAATACACGTGGGAGAAGCATTAATGGTGAAAGTGTTGTCCCACGTGGTTACTATGGAAATGCACATTTTTCTCCCATGGTCGAGATCACCGTCAATGAGCTTGTTACAAAGCCCTTGGAACATGTACTTGAGCTGATACACAAAGTCAAGGTAGGCACCACAAATGATTGCATGAAGTCAATGGTTGATTTGATGGCATTATGGCGAGAGGGTTCACCTTTCGGTATGGACAGAACATATGAAGTTAGTGATACAAAGTGGGTTGGAGGCAATGCACTAAAATTTGGCAGGGCCGAGCTAGTTGCTGCTGGCACACCACATGCTGGTGACTTCACTTCAAAGTTGATTAGCTATCATACCAAGTGCAAGAATAAAGACGGCGAGGACTCAACCGTGGTATCAATCTTACTACCTAAGCTTGCAATGGTGAAGTTTACGGAGGAGATGGCAATTTGGTTGAAGAAGTAGGAAAGAAATAACACAATAAGTCAGACGGTGTTATATTTATGTGTTGTTTTACTTTTAGGGTCACCTAATGTCTTGCTCCAAATATCCAGCAAAGTTGGTTGTGTGTTTCCATTAAATAGTTAGGAAAATAGGCAACATCCAATTTGGCCATGCTCTTTATATATATTGTCTCAATGGTTGTATTGTGAATTGTGATTTTTCCTACTTTTATTAACAATTATACATAATAGTATTTATCTTCATTACATATATTACAGTTGACAAGTATAATGGTGTGTCTGGGGACATGTTGCCCCGGTCCGATTCTTTCAACGGCTATGGTTTTGCTTCTGGCAAACTACTTTGGAGGTCCGTAAAGCTGTAGATCAGCGATGGAGTTGCATCGAGTTAGGGTGAAGAGGTGGTTTGTTTGCTTACCCTTTGGTGGCCACTTCGGTGGTGTCGAAGGAGAGTGACAGACGTTGGTATTTTGCATAGGATTTTCTATCTTTTCAGTCATGTAAGGTCGGTGCTTACATGCCTTGTAATTTGATCTTTATTCTATAAACGAGACATGTATTACCATGCAAAAAGAAAGTATAAATCCCACCTTTTGGCCATAATTTTAATGTTTCCATGTGAAATGATTTATTTACATGAAAGGAGCATGGTTTGGAAATTTCGTTAAAACATGAAAGTAGAAATAAAAAACAATTATATGTGCAAGTCACACTTGGATGtcaaaataaaaaaggaaaacaaGAAGTTCCATTGCCATCAATAGTGCTAGGTCATTCGTTTCCCTATAAGCGAAATGTAGCACCTTCATAGTTTTTCTATGAAAATGTCTGGTATGCTCAAGTCGAACATTCAAAAGGACGGTGAGAAGCAGCTCACCAAATTTTGCATGTTATATGTTTTTCCGTCTCCTCCCACGAATCATCAAGATATCAATTATGAGGAGGGAAGCTCGTCTTGATTGCTTCTACTAAGCAGGCAAGTTTTTCTAGAGATATTTAGAAGGGtcattttttatataaatttaGAAGGAGATAATTCTCCCTAAGTTTTTGAAAAAAATGACATTCACTAGCAAAATGTTCGTGAGCTTTGAACTCCCTATTACAAAAGTGGGAAGCTTTATGATAATGTCGACCCTGAATTACAAATCCATCGACCATAAAGACTTCCTAACGGCTGGGATGCCATCCAAGACCAGTGCAATTGATGGTCCGGTTGTATCAATCAAGTCAACCATGTGCCACCAAGTGGTGTGCAAATCTCGGAGTATGGGCCTATCATCCAAGACCTTTTTAAGCAACGCAACAAAGAAGTACGGTCACAAGCCCTTCACATTGCACCATTACTATAAAGAACTTTGTGAAAATGAGAAGTGGATTAGGAGGAACTCCAAGACCACACTAAAGAGATCAAGGGGAGCATACCCgttgaggatgatgatgagggGGAATaaaaatgttggaaatatgccctagaggcaataataaattggttattattatatttccttgttcatgataatcgtttattatccatgctagaattgtattgataggaaactcagatacatgtgtggatacatagacaacaccatgtccctagtaagcctctagttgactagctcgttgatcaatagatggttacggtttcctgaccatggacattggatgtcgttgataacgggatcacatcattaggagaatgatgtgatggacaagacccaatcctaagcatagcacaagatcgggtagttcgtatgctaaagcttttctaatgtcaagtgtcatttccttagaccatgagattgtgcaactcccggataccgtaggagtgctttgggtgtgccaaacgtcacaacgtaactgggtggctataaaggtacactacaggtatctccgaaagtgtctgttgggttggcacgaatcgagactgggatttgtcactccgtgtaaacgaagaggtatctctgggcccactcggtaagacatcatcataatgtgcacaatgtgatcaaggagttgatcacgggatgatgtgttacagaacgagtaaagagacttgccggtaacgagattgaacaaggtatcgggataccggcgatcgaatctcgggcaagtacaatgccgctagacaaagggaattgtatacgggattgattaagtccttgacatcgtggttcatccgatgagatcatcgtggaacatgtgggagccaacatgggtatccagatcccgctgttggttattgaccggagaacgtctcggtcatgtctgcatgtctcccgaacccgtagggtctacacacttaaggttcgatgacgctagggttataaaggaagtttgtatgtggttaccgaaggtagttcggagtcccgtatgagatcccggacgtcacgaggagttccggaatggtccggaggtaaagattgatatattggacgaagggttttggagtccgggagtgttccggaggtaccgggtgatgaccagcatgagCGAAAGGTGTTTCAGAAGCCTcggcaagtgttggggggcttcatgggccaagggaagggggcaaaccagcccactaaggggctgtgcgcccccctcacctaatcccacgtgaccagggggtttggggcgccctatctagggttcccacctcctggcttgggggccaagtcacccaagggggagatcccatctgccctggccgccgccccccctaggggaaaccctagggcgcctccccctcccccttgcccctatatatagtggaggttttggggctgcccaacacacgagATGAGTTCCTCTCCccgttggtgcagccctacctctctttctcctcgtctcccgtggtgcttggcgaagccctgcaggattgccacgctcctccaccaccaccacgccgttgtgctgctgctggatggagtcttcctcaacctctccctctctccttgctggatcaaggcatgggagatgtcaccgggctgtacgtgtgttgaacgcggaggtgccgtccgttcggcactaggatctctggtgatttggatcacgacgagtacgactccatcaaccccgttctcttgaacgcttccgcttagcgatctacaagggtatgtagatgcactctccttcccctcattgctggtctctccatagataaatcttggtgacacgtaggaaaattttgaatttctgctacgttccccaacaaaaaatGCCAACAAAAGACCAAATGGCAACAAGATTGCAAaagagaggaagaggagaggagcatgTGGTGGCACTTACGAAGTAGGGCTTGTGTCCATGATTGAGACCAAGAAAGCCTTGGCACCCGAACGCAACAAAGAAAATGTGGCTAGATGGAATGAGCTCAAGTTGTTGGAGGACGAGAAATGGAGGTCAAAGTTGGCGGCTGAAGAGAGGAAGTTGAAGGTGAAGGAGCGTAGGCTTGCACTCGAGGAGTACAGGCTTGTGAAAAAGAGAAGGCCGAAGAAGGTGCTATCATGTTCATAAAGCCAATCACAATGGATTGCACGGTAAAAAAGTTTTGAGAGCTCACTAGCTCGTTGAGAGATCTTGACCCAAACGGAGGTCTTTTTTTGGAATGATGGTGGTAGCCGTGTGGATGCTCGTGGTGGCCGTGGACATCGGGGTGGTGGCCGTGTGGATGGGGGTTGTGGCCATGGAGATGGTGATGGACAAGGAggagatggtggtggtggtgtaggtggtggtggacttggaggtagtgatgatgaagatttgtGCATGTTGAATTTGAATCATTTGAATTAGTGAAATAACATGTTGTCTGGAATGTATGCGGCTAGGCTAAAAGAATTGAGGGAGGAAATATCCTCCTTCAAATATCAGGGATCGGTTAGGTTCGACCATCGATAGAGAAACAAAATTATCCTTCATTGAAGATACTTGACTGTATCCTCCTCTAAATTATAGGGGATCGATCAAAGATGCTCTAAGAACATACTTTTTTCGTTTCATATTAAGTGTCACTCAAACACATGTGTCTAGGTAAAAGAAATTAATTACTCTTGTTTAGTTTGATTTGATGAGCCGAAACAAGATGGCCTAGGTCAACATCACTGGGAGAGCGATGAGAAGACCGCGCAGTGGCCGGCGATGAACGGACCAAAGTTGGCGTGCTGTCGTGTACGCAGGCATCGCCGCGCCGGCACGACTTGATTCTCGAGAGCCCCGTACGAGAATCCAATCAGGTCAAACAACTTCACCTGCAGGTCGGCCGGCGCGACTTGATGATTCCCGTTCGTTCAAAGAGTTACGGCACTTCAACTCTGTACGCCCCGATCTACTCTTTCTTATCCTGCCATCCTTGAACcactcgccgtcgccgtcgctaTCGCCACCGCCATGACTTCACCACTTCATCACCAGGTGAATGTGGCTATATATGCATGTATCCCCATCGCTCATGTCAAACAACAGCAACGAGTCGCCTTCCAGCCTTGCTGCCTCTCAAGTGCTAGCTACTCTCCCGCACACACTCAGCCGTGCCATGGTGACCTTCGCGGCGCGCCGGAGCGAGCCCGAGCTGGTGCGCCCGGCGCGGCCGACGCCGGCCGAAACCAAGGCCCTCTCCGACCTCGACGACCAGTGGTCGCTGCGGTTCTACGAGTCCATCGTCGGCTTCTTCCGCGGCCCGCCGGGAGAGAGCACCACGCCGGGCAAAGTGGCCAAGGGCATCAAGGCGGCCGTGGCGGGGGCTCTCGTGTACTACTACCCCATGGCCGGACGCCTGAGGAAGCTCCCCGACGGCAACAAGCTGGTGGTGGACTGCACGGGGGAAGGGGTGATGTTCGTGGAGGCCACAGCGGACGTGCGGCTGGAGGACCTCGGGCAGCCGCTGGTGCCGCCGTACCCGTGTGTCGAGGAGTTCTTGGGCGACGCCGGCAACACGAGAGATGTCATTGGCAAGCCTCTGCTCTTCCTGCAGGTAGCCAATCTTTCTTAACTGTACTTTGTTTCATTCTTTTTTATAGCTTATATGGGCGGTAATAAATCTTAGAATAATGGTACATCTACAAAGGTTTACTTAAAGATTTTATGTACAAACTGATGTGCAGGATTAGAATTGATAATAGAGGGATGAGGGCTCGGGCTCACCCCCACTTAAAAGGGCTTTGCCACATCTACGTAGGTATTCTATGCAAGGTTACTTAAGAGCTGATTTGGCATGCATTGATTGGAAGAGAAAATTGCACAGGCCCCCCCCCcgaaaaaaggggggggggggggggggggggggggggagggtggAGATAATTAGTTTGGAAGGTTAAGTAACCTTTGTAATTGGTCTTCGTAGGTCTAGTATTATTATGGGTCTTTTTCACCGGGTACAAGTTTCCAGAAAGTGAAAAGGTTGCTAGGAAATTCCAACTTACCATGGAGGAAAAGAAGTTGCTAGCGAGCTAGCTAGGGAGGTTTTGTTCCTTACGTACGTTTTCCATTCTAGTACTAGTGCATTGTTCCCTGGTTTATGTAAACTTTTATCATTCTCAAATTATTAACTAATTATTTTATATTTATGTTATGTTTAGATATTTAGTGTTGTATCTAAACTTAATTAATGATTGTACATATAATTTGATGGTAGTTTGCAAATATGAACTGATTTTTGCTGTAGTGAAATGTTTGCAAATATGAACTAAGATGGATCTAATATTTATATTATTTGCTGAGATCACACAAAATCAAAACAATTTGCGTTTTGACACTCAAATCTGATCAGCACCAGTACAAATAGAAAGTGTACTAATATAGAAAAGGGGAATGGCTAGTATGTTATCACCTTAATCAATTAATTCCATTACTACTAGAATTTCTAATTATATGTCTTATTGGGATATCATGCTACCATTCATGACTTCACCATATATGCATCATTTGTTTTGCAGGTGACACAACTCAAATGTGGAGGATTTGTCATTGGGCTTCACATGTGTCATTGCATTGCTGATGGTTTTGGCACCCTCCAATTTATAAAATCTATAGCTGATTTCGCATGTGGTGAACTTATCCCAACCACTTTGCCCGTGTGGAAAAGAGATATTTTCACAGCACGCATCCCACCCTCCGTCTCACATGTCTATCCGGCTTATAAACCATTTCTTCTTGGGTTAGACTGCAGAGGAGATGATGTGATGCTATCAACTCCACCAGAAACTATGGAAATGCAATATATATTCTTTGGACCAAAAGAGATAGATATTTTAAGAAGCCATATTCCAGGACATCTCTCCAAATCTACAACAACATTCGAACTGATTACTGCCGTCATGTGGCAATGCCGCACATTGGCATTAGGTTACGAATCTAATCAGAGAGTACGTGTCATGTTTGCTTTAAATGCACGTGGTAGAAGCATTAATGGGGAAAGCGTTGCCGTCCCACATGGTTACTATGGAAATGCACATTTCTCTCCCGTGGTTGAGGTCACAGTTGATGAGTTGTCTACAAAGCCGTTGGCTCATATACTTGAGCTAATGCGTAAAGTCAAGATGGACACCACGAAGGATTGTGTGAAGTCAATGGTGGATTTGATGGCATTATGGAGAGAGTGGTCACCGTTCTGCATGGACAGAACATACGAGGTTAGTGATACAAAGTGGGTTGGAGGCAATACCCTACAATTTGGGAAAGCTGAGCTGGTTGCTGCTGGTACACCACATGCAGGGGATTTCACTTCAAAGTTGATAAGCTATCATACAAAGTGCAAGAATC
Protein-coding sequences here:
- the LOC125556484 gene encoding acyl transferase 1-like, whose protein sequence is MVTFTARRSEPELVRPARPTPRETKALSDLDDQWSLRFYESIVGFFRSPPSESVKPGKVAKGIKAAVAAALVYYYPMAGRLRKLPEGNKLVVDCTGEGVMFVEAMADVRLEDLGQPLVPPYPCVEEFLGDAGDTRDVVAKPLLFLQVTQLKCGGFVIGLHMCHCIADGFGILQFIKSIADFACGELIPTTLPVWKRDTFRARMPPSITHVYPAYKTFIHGLDCTGDDVMLLTPPESMEVQYLFFGPKEIAILRSHLSEHLSKSTTTFELLMTVMWRCRTLALGYGSSQKVRIMFTLNTRGRSINGESVVPRGYYGNAHFSPMVEITVNELVTKPLEHVLELIHKVKVGTTNDCMKSMVDLMALWREGSPFGMDRTYEVSDTKWVGGNALKFGRAELVAAGTPHAGDFTSKLISYHTKCKNKDGEDSTVVSILLPKLAMVKFTEEMAIWLKK
- the LOC125556485 gene encoding acyl transferase 1-like, giving the protein MVTFAARRSEPELVRPARPTPAETKALSDLDDQWSLRFYESIVGFFRGPPGESTTPGKVAKGIKAAVAGALVYYYPMAGRLRKLPDGNKLVVDCTGEGVMFVEATADVRLEDLGQPLVPPYPCVEEFLGDAGNTRDVIGKPLLFLQVTQLKCGGFVIGLHMCHCIADGFGTLQFIKSIADFACGELIPTTLPVWKRDIFTARIPPSVSHVYPAYKPFLLGLDCRGDDVMLSTPPETMEMQYIFFGPKEIDILRSHIPGHLSKSTTTFELITAVMWQCRTLALGYESNQRVRVMFALNARGRSINGESVAVPHGYYGNAHFSPVVEVTVDELSTKPLAHILELMRKVKMDTTKDCVKSMVDLMALWREWSPFCMDRTYEVSDTKWVGGNTLQFGKAELVAAGTPHAGDFTSKLISYHTKCKNQDGEDSMVVSILLPKLAMEKFTKEMAIWLKK